The following DNA comes from Cellulomonas soli.
GGCCGTGCGTGCTTGTGCCCGCACGGCACTCGCGGCACCTCGGCGGGTCGCTGCTCAAGCCCATCGAGAAGTCGCAGATCTGCTGACCTGAGCGCGGCGGTGGCCGCGCGCGTCCTGCCAGCCGGACGCGCGCGGCTCGCCGATCGGCCCACCGGGGCCCTGGCCTGCGGCCGTGCCAGAGTGGGGCCGACGGGCCGGGGTCCGCGGGACGACGACGAGGTCGCTCCCACCGGGCCGTCACGCCAGGAGGCACAGCGTGACCGCACAGGCCGCACCGTCTGCACCATCAGCACCCTCTGCACAGCACGGCGCACCCTCCCCCCTGCTCACCGCACGGGCCCAGCTCGCCGAGGCCGTCGAGATCCTCGGGTACGACGACGGGCTGCACCAGATGCTCGCCACGCCGCGTCGGGAGATGCACGTGGCCGTGCCGTTGCGTCGTGACGACGGCCGGACCGTGCTGTTCCACGGGTACCGCGTGCAGCACAACATCTCGCGCGGCCCCGGCAAGGGCGGTCTGCGCTACGCGCCGAACGTCGACATCGACGAGGTCCGCGCACTCGCAATGTGGATGACCTGGAAGTGCGCGGTCGTCGACGTCCCCTACGGCGGCGCGAAGGGCGGCGTGACGATCGACCCGCGCGTGCACTCGGCCGGCGAGCTCGAACGGGTCACCCGCCGGTACACGAGCGAGATCGCGCCGATCATCGGCCCGGAGCGGGACATCATGGCGCCCGACATCGGCACGAACGAGCAGACCATGGCCTGGGTCATGGACACGTTCTCGGTGAACCGCGGCTACACGATCCCCGCGGTGACGACCGGCAAGCCGTTGACCATCGGCGGCTCGCTCGGACGCCCGACGGCCACCTCGCGCGGTGTCGTGCACACGGCACGCGCCGCGCTCGCCGACGCGGGGGTGGGCCTCGAGGAGGTGTCCGCGGCGGTGCAGGGCTTCGGCAAGGTCGGCGCGCACGCCGCGCGGTTCCTGCACGAGGCGGGGACCCGGGTCGTCGCGGTCAGCGACGAGTACGGCGGCCTCGTGCACCCCGACGGCCTGGACGTGCCGGCGCTGATGCGCCACGTGGCGGCGACCGGGTCGATCCGGGACTTCGAGGGCGGGACGCCGATCGACAACGAGGCGCTGCTCGGGCTCGACGTCGACATGCTGGTGCCCGCTGCCGTGGAGGGCGTGCTCGATGCCCGGACCGCGGGGGCCGTCAAGGCGCGCTGGGTCGTCGAGGGCGCCAACGGCCCGACGACCTCCGACGGCGACCGGGTCCTCGCGGACCGGGGTGTCGTGGTCGTCCCGGACATCCTGGCCAACGCCGGGGGTGTCGTCGTCTCCTACTTCGAGTGGGTGCAGGCGAACCAGGCGTACTGGTGGACCGAGCAGGAGATCGAGGAGCGCCTCGAGCACCGCATGCTCAGCTCCTACGCGTCCGTCGCCGGGATGGCCCGCAGCGAGGGGATCACGCTGCGCGACGCCGCCCTGGTGATCGGCGTGCGGCGTGTCGCCGAGGCCCACCAGGTGCGCGGCCTCTACCCCTGACGGCCCGCCACGTGCACGAGCGGCACGGTGAACGG
Coding sequences within:
- a CDS encoding Glu/Leu/Phe/Val family dehydrogenase, which codes for MTAQAAPSAPSAPSAQHGAPSPLLTARAQLAEAVEILGYDDGLHQMLATPRREMHVAVPLRRDDGRTVLFHGYRVQHNISRGPGKGGLRYAPNVDIDEVRALAMWMTWKCAVVDVPYGGAKGGVTIDPRVHSAGELERVTRRYTSEIAPIIGPERDIMAPDIGTNEQTMAWVMDTFSVNRGYTIPAVTTGKPLTIGGSLGRPTATSRGVVHTARAALADAGVGLEEVSAAVQGFGKVGAHAARFLHEAGTRVVAVSDEYGGLVHPDGLDVPALMRHVAATGSIRDFEGGTPIDNEALLGLDVDMLVPAAVEGVLDARTAGAVKARWVVEGANGPTTSDGDRVLADRGVVVVPDILANAGGVVVSYFEWVQANQAYWWTEQEIEERLEHRMLSSYASVAGMARSEGITLRDAALVIGVRRVAEAHQVRGLYP